Genomic window (Spartobacteria bacterium):
GTCGAGCAGATCCCGGCCGCTGATGCCGGGATAGGCCCCGATCTGCTGCGGCAGATAGCCCAGACGGCGGCGCAGATGGTCGGGATCGGCCAGGGTGTCGACTCCGTCGAGACGGATTTCGCCGGAATCCGGAGCCTGCAAGGTGGCCAGGGTGCGCATGAGCGTGCTCTTGCCGGCGCCATTGGGGCCGAGCAGGCCGTACAGGCCGGGCGCAACGTCCAGGTCGATGCCG
Coding sequences:
- a CDS encoding ATP-binding cassette domain-containing protein, producing the protein MSASHGLSIRGLTKTYAGGVRALAGIDLDVAPGLYGLLGPNGAGKSTLMRTLATLQAPDSGEIRLDGVDTLADPDHLRRRLGYLPQQIGAYPGISGRDLLD